One segment of bacterium DNA contains the following:
- a CDS encoding YebC/PmpR family DNA-binding transcriptional regulator: MGRIFEKRKYKMFARFDRMAKQFTKFGKEIAISVKLGGADPNLNPRLRTAIQNAKAVNMPKDRIEAAIKRASSKDEKELQEVVYEGYAPHGIGMIVECATDNPTRTVANIRMHFTKYNGSLGASGSVQFLFERKGVFKLSAEGVNQDELELELIDYGAEDFAVDENEIYVYTSFTDFAKMQKTLEEKKLNVITAELQYVPNSTNELNEKQEEDVLKLVAAVEEDEDVQNVYHNMK, from the coding sequence ATGGGACGTATATTTGAGAAACGAAAATACAAAATGTTTGCGCGGTTCGACCGCATGGCCAAACAGTTTACAAAGTTCGGAAAAGAAATTGCTATTTCCGTTAAACTCGGCGGCGCCGATCCGAATCTGAATCCGCGTTTGCGTACGGCGATCCAAAACGCCAAAGCCGTTAACATGCCGAAAGACCGAATTGAAGCGGCGATCAAACGCGCATCGTCGAAGGATGAAAAAGAACTGCAGGAAGTTGTGTACGAAGGCTATGCACCGCACGGCATCGGCATGATTGTCGAATGCGCTACGGACAATCCGACACGTACCGTCGCCAATATCCGGATGCACTTTACAAAATACAACGGTTCATTGGGCGCGAGCGGCTCCGTGCAGTTTTTATTTGAACGTAAAGGCGTTTTTAAATTATCGGCCGAAGGCGTCAATCAGGATGAACTTGAACTCGAGTTGATCGATTACGGCGCTGAAGATTTTGCCGTGGATGAAAATGAAATTTATGTATACACCTCCTTTACCGATTTTGCGAAAATGCAAAAAACGCTTGAGGAAAAGAAGCTGAACGTCATCACGGCGGAATTACAATATGTGCCGAATTCGACCAATGAATTGAATGAAAAGCAGGAAGAAGACGTTTTGAAACTCGTTGCGGCGGTAGAAGAAGACGAAGATGTACAAAACGTATACCATAACATGAAGTAA
- a CDS encoding FKBP-type peptidyl-prolyl cis-trans isomerase, protein MKHFFWLLIIPTFLWAQDVPSDTVTTASGLRYLIYKKGDGVAAAKGQFVEVHYTGFLMDGKVFDSSRDRGETFDFTLGSGQVIKGWDEGVALMHAGDQFRFIIPAKLAYGERGVPNVIPPNATLLFDVELLSVSAPKVSIAQMLAPLIVQKGVFEAIKVYRELKQAKPNDYNFKESQLNTLGYQLLQSGRVFDAIEILKLNAEVFPSSSNVYDSLAEACVAMGDKTNAIKHYKKSVELNPNNTNAIEMLKILQPSK, encoded by the coding sequence ATGAAACACTTTTTTTGGTTACTGATTATTCCAACTTTTTTATGGGCACAAGACGTTCCATCGGATACGGTTACGACGGCCAGCGGTCTCCGGTATCTCATTTATAAAAAAGGCGATGGCGTTGCTGCAGCCAAAGGCCAATTCGTGGAAGTACATTATACCGGATTCCTGATGGACGGTAAAGTGTTTGATTCGTCTCGTGACCGCGGCGAGACATTTGATTTTACGCTCGGTAGTGGGCAAGTCATTAAAGGATGGGATGAAGGCGTAGCGTTGATGCATGCGGGCGATCAATTTCGTTTTATCATACCGGCGAAATTGGCGTACGGTGAACGCGGCGTGCCCAATGTCATTCCTCCGAATGCAACGTTGCTTTTTGATGTCGAATTATTGTCCGTCAGCGCTCCCAAAGTTTCCATCGCCCAAATGCTTGCACCGCTCATTGTTCAAAAAGGTGTCTTTGAGGCGATTAAGGTGTACCGTGAATTAAAACAAGCCAAGCCGAACGATTATAATTTCAAAGAGTCCCAGTTGAATACATTGGGCTATCAGTTGCTTCAATCCGGTCGTGTATTTGACGCTATTGAAATACTCAAACTCAATGCCGAAGTTTTTCCGTCTTCGTCCAATGTGTACGACAGTTTAGCTGAAGCGTGTGTGGCCATGGGCGACAAAACGAATGCCATCAAGCATTACAAAAAGTCCGTTGAATTGAATCCCAATAACACGAATGCTATTGAAATGCTGAAGATCCTTCAGCCGTCGAAATAG